In one Achromobacter spanius genomic region, the following are encoded:
- a CDS encoding methyl-accepting chemotaxis protein — MFKNLSIRAILTTALGVFFALFLLTGVAVHQQLTSNRTSIELLLDTNLVRANAVDGAGAELLRARLVLLAAQSALLEGKSIDNMASMQRLDGYTKKASDLIEVARKQPETSAQGKPLFDAALAAYDVYQRDAITPMVAAIRAGKPQDASRLNLEKVTPLGIAFTQAIKSYVDYADDVGQRVARDASTSINSAIILLICLLVVVAVLVVSLYAIFARSVFRPLHEAGRLFDRIAGGDLSNRIEQRGDNEIGVLYAAVKRMQDSLARTVSAVRLGVEEIHTGSREIAAGNIDLSSRTEQQAASLEETAASMDELSSTVKNNADSSRSASQLATAASEVATRGGKAVGDVVGTMRGIADSSKRIADIVGVIDGIAFQTNILALNAAVEAARAGEQGKGFAVVASEVRALAQRSGQAAKEIKGLIDESVQKVSIGSDQVEAAGATMQEIVTSVRRVTDIINEISSASEEQSQGIQQVNQAVSQMDSVTQQNAALVEQAAASAASLEAQAQQLREAVAVFKLQAGGQVIDAEAPGLGRGAEPVMIGG, encoded by the coding sequence ATGTTCAAGAATTTAAGTATCCGCGCAATCCTGACCACCGCCTTGGGGGTCTTCTTCGCGCTTTTCCTGCTGACCGGCGTGGCCGTGCATCAGCAACTGACGTCCAATCGCACGTCCATCGAATTGCTGCTCGACACCAACCTGGTTCGCGCGAATGCCGTGGATGGCGCCGGCGCCGAACTGCTGCGCGCCCGCCTGGTGTTGTTGGCCGCGCAAAGCGCGCTGCTGGAAGGAAAGTCCATCGACAACATGGCCAGCATGCAGCGTCTGGATGGCTACACGAAGAAGGCATCTGATTTGATAGAGGTCGCGCGCAAGCAGCCCGAGACGTCGGCACAAGGTAAGCCGCTGTTCGACGCCGCCTTGGCCGCTTACGACGTCTATCAGCGCGATGCGATCACGCCGATGGTGGCGGCAATACGCGCCGGCAAGCCGCAAGATGCCAGCCGCCTGAACCTTGAAAAAGTCACGCCGCTGGGCATTGCGTTTACGCAGGCGATCAAGAGTTACGTGGACTACGCCGATGACGTTGGCCAGCGCGTGGCGCGTGATGCATCCACCAGCATCAACAGCGCGATCATCCTGCTGATTTGTCTGCTGGTGGTGGTGGCGGTGTTGGTGGTGAGCTTGTACGCGATCTTTGCGCGGTCGGTGTTCCGTCCGCTGCACGAGGCGGGCCGCTTGTTCGACCGTATCGCCGGCGGTGATCTCAGCAATCGCATCGAGCAGCGCGGTGACAACGAAATCGGCGTGCTGTACGCCGCCGTCAAGCGCATGCAGGACAGCCTGGCCCGCACCGTGTCGGCCGTGCGTCTGGGTGTGGAAGAGATCCACACCGGTTCGCGCGAAATCGCGGCGGGTAACATCGACCTGTCATCGCGCACCGAGCAGCAGGCGGCATCGTTGGAAGAAACCGCCGCCAGCATGGACGAGCTGTCGTCCACGGTGAAGAACAACGCCGATAGCTCGCGCAGTGCCTCGCAGTTGGCGACGGCGGCGTCCGAAGTGGCCACGCGCGGCGGCAAGGCCGTGGGCGATGTGGTGGGCACCATGCGCGGCATTGCGGATAGCTCCAAGCGCATCGCGGATATTGTGGGCGTGATCGACGGGATTGCATTCCAGACCAACATCCTGGCGCTGAACGCGGCGGTGGAAGCGGCGCGGGCCGGCGAGCAAGGCAAGGGCTTTGCGGTGGTGGCCAGCGAAGTGCGCGCCCTGGCGCAACGCAGCGGGCAGGCGGCCAAAGAGATCAAGGGGCTGATCGACGAGTCGGTGCAGAAGGTGTCGATCGGGTCAGATCAGGTGGAAGCCGCGGGTGCCACGATGCAGGAAATCGTGACGTCGGTGCGCCGCGTGACGGACATCATCAACGAGATTTCCAGCGCATCGGAAGAGCAGTCGCAGGGGATCCAGCAGGTGAATCAGGCGGTGTCGCAGATGGACAGCGTGACGCAGCAGAATGCGGCGCTGGTCGAACAGGCCGCGGCGTCGGCGGCATCGTTGGAGGCGCAGGCGCAGCAGTTGCGCGAGGCGGTGGCGGTGTTCAAGTTGCAGGCCGGCGGGCAGGTGATTGATGCGGAGGCGCCGGGTTTGGGGCGGGGTGCAGAGCCGGTGATGATTGGGGGGTGA
- a CDS encoding LysR substrate-binding domain-containing protein encodes MKLQQVFDFLAVTQHGSVHAAARATGQTQPALTKSLRRLERTLGLPLFDRHAKGMRPNDYGKRFLPHAQHLVHETKRARDTMAQMRGERLGTVQYGISAAASVLLSTSAIQRFRQRYPEVELNCRSGLYHTLTPLLREGQLDFAICSLNADETDPQLKARVLLTSPLVVAARRDHPLRQACSLHDLRDTVFAVAGPPGQPGASVYPVFSHAGLGTPCVDMHTDGLIDTAALVANSDRMALLPTALITTDLWREQLDIVPIAEPLPSYVIGLIQRTAQPLTPAAEELSTQFEREAADLHTASP; translated from the coding sequence ATGAAGTTGCAGCAAGTATTCGACTTTCTTGCCGTCACGCAACATGGCAGCGTGCACGCAGCAGCCCGGGCCACCGGGCAGACCCAACCGGCATTAACCAAGTCCTTGCGGCGGCTGGAACGAACGCTGGGATTGCCCTTGTTTGACCGGCACGCCAAAGGCATGCGGCCCAACGACTACGGCAAGCGGTTTCTGCCCCACGCCCAACACCTGGTTCACGAAACCAAGCGCGCCCGGGACACCATGGCGCAGATGCGCGGTGAACGCCTGGGCACCGTGCAGTACGGCATCTCGGCGGCAGCATCCGTATTGCTGTCCACGTCCGCCATTCAGCGCTTCCGACAGCGCTACCCCGAAGTGGAACTCAACTGCCGCAGCGGCCTGTACCACACCTTGACCCCTCTGCTGCGCGAGGGCCAACTGGATTTCGCCATTTGTTCGCTGAACGCGGACGAAACCGACCCGCAACTCAAGGCCCGTGTGCTGTTGACCAGCCCTTTGGTGGTGGCCGCACGCCGCGACCACCCATTGCGGCAGGCGTGCAGCCTGCATGACCTACGCGATACCGTCTTCGCGGTGGCAGGGCCGCCCGGGCAGCCGGGCGCGTCGGTCTACCCCGTGTTCAGCCATGCCGGCCTGGGTACGCCGTGTGTGGACATGCATACGGATGGCTTGATCGACACGGCCGCGCTGGTGGCGAACAGCGACCGCATGGCCTTGCTGCCCACCGCCTTGATCACCACCGATCTGTGGCGCGAGCAACTGGACATCGTGCCCATTGCCGAGCCCCTGCCCAGTTATGTGATCGGCCTGATTCAACGCACGGCGCAGCCGTTGACGCCAGCGGCGGAAGAACTGTCGACCCAGTTTGAACGCGAAGCCGCCGACCTGCACACGGCTTCGCCTTGA
- the purL gene encoding phosphoribosylformylglycinamidine synthase: protein MSLVQHLPGSSVLSSFRRDRLLAQLKEAGLPVADISARYEHFVSTDAALTAEQQQHLTQLLDYGTPSTADAPAKSLSLLVIPRLGTISPWASKATDIAHNCGLSSVHRIERGVRYVITPERGLLGTKSFDDAMLARAADCLHDRMTETVVDASFDGQALFQTLAGKPMRTVGVQAEGFKALAEANVSLGLALSEDEIEYLAKSFTDLGRDPTDVELMMFAQANSEHCRHKIFNAEWVIDGQSQPNTLFGMIRATHKAQPEGTVVAYSDNAAIMAGGPAQRFQAGVPGVTGEGADGAKYIRRDTTVHTLMKVETHNHPTAIAPFPGASTGAGGEIRDEGATGRGSKPKAGLTGFTVSHLRFDDALQPWEADHHGLPERIASPLSIMIDGPIGGAAFNNEFGRPNLLGYFRSFEQTAGGTRWGYHKPIMIAGGLGSIDAGLTHKDVIPPGALLIQLGGPGFRIGMGGGAASSISMGSNSAELDFDSVQRGNPEIERRAQEVIDRCWQQAENNPIIAIHDVGAGGLSNAFPELVNDAGRGAIFDLKRVPLEESGLSPAEIWSNESQERYVLSILPKDLERFDAIARRERCPYAVVGVATEERQLRVVDGEGLPGLDTIRPQGDAEVRPVDVPIDVILGKPPRMTRDVRRLPGVSAPLDLAGIDLTEAAYRVLRHPTVANKSFLITIGDRTVGGLSSRDQMVGPWQVPVADCAVTLADYEGFRGEAMSMGERTPIAMLDAPASGRMAVAEALTNLAAADVARLEDIKLSANWMAACGVDGQDAALYDTVSAVSELCQATGLSIPVGKDSLSMKTSWEQDGEQRQVVAPVSLVVTAFAPVADVRASLTPQLRTDAGDSVLILIDLGRGRHRMGGSILAQTYNQIGETVPDIDAPQDLRAFFITIRTLAEAGTILAYHDRSDGGLFATLTEMAFAGRTGVSVNLDMLTFDPQSADWGDYKIRPDQVKVQREELTLKALFSEEAGAVIQVPASQRDAVMQVLRGAGLSAHSHVIGGLNGADEVEFYRDGKKVWGQPRAELGRAWSEVSYRIMARRDNPACAQAELDVWNDTTDPGMSPNVSFDPQEDIAAPFINTGKRPRVAILREQGCNSQVEMAWAFDTSGFEAIDVHMTDLLSGRVDLAQMQGLVAVGGFSYGDVLGAGEGWARTIRFNSQLSDQFAAYFARPDTFALGVCNGCQMMAALAPMIPGAEHWPRFTRNQSEKYEARLSMVEVAKSPSIFFAGMEGARIPVAVAHGEGYADFSQQGDASRVLAAARYIDNRGLATEAYPFNPNGSPGGLTSVTTADGRFTVLMPHPERVTRNVMMSWAPEKWGNADKGGAYSPWMRIFRNARVWLK from the coding sequence GTGTCCCTAGTTCAGCATCTGCCTGGTTCCTCCGTCCTGTCCTCCTTTCGTCGCGATCGCCTGTTGGCGCAACTAAAGGAAGCCGGCCTGCCGGTGGCCGACATCTCCGCTCGCTACGAGCACTTCGTCAGCACCGACGCCGCCTTGACGGCCGAACAGCAGCAACACCTGACCCAACTGCTGGATTACGGCACGCCCAGCACGGCCGACGCGCCGGCCAAGAGCCTGTCGCTGCTGGTCATTCCGCGCCTGGGCACCATTTCCCCCTGGGCCAGCAAGGCCACCGACATCGCCCACAACTGTGGCTTGTCGTCGGTACACCGCATTGAACGCGGCGTGCGCTATGTGATCACCCCCGAACGCGGTCTGCTCGGCACCAAGTCGTTTGACGACGCCATGCTGGCGCGCGCGGCCGACTGCCTGCACGACCGCATGACCGAAACCGTGGTCGACGCCAGCTTCGACGGCCAGGCGCTGTTCCAGACGCTGGCCGGCAAGCCCATGCGCACCGTCGGCGTTCAGGCCGAAGGCTTCAAGGCGCTGGCCGAGGCCAACGTGTCGCTGGGCCTGGCCCTGTCGGAAGACGAAATCGAATACCTGGCCAAGTCGTTTACCGACCTGGGCCGCGACCCCACCGACGTGGAACTGATGATGTTCGCGCAGGCCAATAGCGAACACTGCCGCCACAAGATCTTCAACGCCGAATGGGTCATCGACGGCCAGTCGCAGCCCAACACGCTGTTCGGCATGATCCGCGCCACGCACAAGGCGCAGCCGGAAGGCACCGTCGTGGCTTACTCGGACAACGCCGCCATCATGGCCGGCGGCCCCGCGCAGCGCTTCCAGGCCGGCGTGCCTGGCGTGACGGGCGAGGGCGCCGACGGCGCCAAGTACATCCGCCGCGACACCACCGTGCACACCTTGATGAAGGTGGAAACCCACAACCACCCGACCGCCATCGCCCCGTTCCCGGGCGCGTCCACCGGCGCGGGCGGCGAAATCCGCGACGAAGGCGCTACCGGCCGTGGCTCCAAGCCCAAGGCCGGTCTGACCGGCTTCACCGTGTCGCACCTGCGTTTCGACGACGCGCTGCAACCCTGGGAAGCCGACCACCACGGCCTGCCCGAGCGCATCGCCTCGCCCTTGTCCATCATGATCGACGGCCCCATCGGCGGCGCGGCGTTCAACAACGAATTCGGCCGGCCCAACCTGCTGGGCTACTTCCGTTCGTTCGAGCAGACCGCGGGCGGCACGCGCTGGGGCTATCACAAGCCCATCATGATCGCGGGCGGCCTGGGAAGCATTGACGCGGGCCTGACCCACAAAGACGTGATTCCTCCCGGCGCGCTGCTGATCCAACTGGGCGGCCCGGGCTTCCGTATCGGCATGGGCGGCGGCGCCGCGTCCAGCATCAGCATGGGCAGCAACTCGGCCGAACTGGACTTTGATTCCGTCCAGCGCGGCAACCCGGAAATCGAACGCCGCGCGCAAGAAGTCATCGACCGCTGCTGGCAGCAGGCCGAGAACAACCCCATCATCGCCATTCACGACGTGGGCGCGGGCGGCTTGTCCAATGCCTTCCCGGAATTGGTCAACGACGCCGGCCGTGGCGCCATCTTCGACTTGAAGCGCGTGCCGCTGGAAGAGTCGGGCCTGTCGCCCGCTGAAATCTGGAGCAATGAGTCGCAGGAACGCTATGTTCTGTCGATTCTGCCGAAAGACCTGGAACGCTTTGACGCCATCGCCCGCCGCGAACGCTGCCCGTACGCGGTGGTGGGCGTGGCCACCGAAGAACGCCAACTGCGCGTGGTGGACGGCGAAGGCCTGCCGGGCCTGGACACGATTCGCCCGCAAGGCGACGCCGAAGTGCGTCCCGTGGACGTGCCGATCGACGTCATCCTGGGCAAGCCGCCGCGCATGACGCGCGACGTGCGCCGCCTGCCTGGCGTGTCCGCGCCGCTGGACCTGGCCGGCATCGACCTGACCGAAGCCGCTTACCGCGTGCTGCGTCACCCCACCGTTGCCAACAAGTCCTTCCTGATCACCATCGGCGACCGCACCGTGGGCGGGCTGTCCAGCCGTGACCAGATGGTCGGCCCGTGGCAAGTGCCGGTGGCTGACTGCGCCGTGACGCTGGCCGACTACGAAGGCTTCCGTGGCGAAGCCATGTCGATGGGCGAACGCACCCCCATCGCCATGCTCGACGCCCCGGCATCCGGCCGCATGGCCGTGGCCGAAGCGCTGACCAACCTGGCCGCCGCCGACGTGGCGCGCCTGGAAGACATCAAGCTGTCCGCCAACTGGATGGCCGCTTGCGGCGTCGACGGCCAGGACGCCGCGCTGTATGACACCGTGTCCGCCGTCAGCGAACTGTGCCAGGCCACCGGCCTGTCCATTCCAGTGGGCAAGGATTCGCTCTCCATGAAGACGTCCTGGGAACAGGACGGCGAGCAGCGTCAGGTGGTGGCGCCGGTGTCGCTGGTGGTGACGGCGTTTGCGCCCGTTGCCGACGTGCGCGCCAGCCTGACCCCGCAACTGCGCACCGACGCGGGCGACAGCGTGCTGATTTTGATCGACCTGGGCCGTGGCCGTCACCGCATGGGTGGTTCCATCCTGGCGCAGACGTACAACCAGATTGGCGAAACCGTGCCGGACATCGACGCGCCGCAAGACCTGCGCGCGTTCTTCATCACGATCCGCACGCTGGCCGAAGCCGGCACTATTCTGGCTTACCACGACCGCTCCGACGGCGGCCTGTTCGCCACGCTGACCGAAATGGCCTTTGCCGGCCGCACCGGCGTGTCCGTGAACCTGGACATGCTGACCTTCGATCCGCAATCGGCGGATTGGGGCGACTACAAGATCCGCCCGGATCAAGTGAAGGTGCAACGCGAAGAGCTGACGCTGAAGGCGCTGTTCTCGGAAGAAGCCGGCGCCGTCATTCAGGTGCCCGCCTCGCAACGCGACGCCGTCATGCAGGTGCTGCGTGGCGCGGGCCTGTCGGCTCACTCGCACGTCATTGGTGGCCTGAACGGCGCCGACGAAGTCGAGTTCTATCGCGACGGCAAGAAGGTCTGGGGCCAGCCGCGCGCTGAACTGGGCCGCGCCTGGAGCGAAGTGTCCTACCGCATCATGGCCCGCCGCGACAACCCGGCGTGCGCGCAAGCCGAGCTTGACGTCTGGAACGACACGACCGACCCCGGCATGAGCCCGAACGTGTCCTTCGACCCGCAAGAAGACATTGCCGCGCCCTTCATCAACACCGGCAAGCGTCCGCGCGTGGCCATCCTGCGCGAGCAGGGTTGCAACAGCCAAGTGGAAATGGCCTGGGCCTTCGATACCTCGGGCTTCGAAGCCATCGACGTTCACATGACCGACCTCTTGTCCGGTCGCGTGGACCTGGCGCAGATGCAAGGCTTGGTGGCCGTGGGCGGTTTCAGCTACGGCGACGTGCTGGGCGCCGGCGAAGGTTGGGCGCGCACCATCCGCTTCAACAGCCAGTTGTCGGATCAGTTCGCCGCGTACTTCGCGCGTCCGGATACGTTCGCGCTGGGCGTGTGCAACGGCTGCCAGATGATGGCCGCCTTGGCCCCGATGATTCCGGGCGCCGAGCACTGGCCGCGCTTCACGCGCAACCAGTCTGAAAAGTACGAAGCGCGCCTGTCGATGGTGGAAGTGGCCAAGTCGCCGTCCATCTTCTTTGCCGGCATGGAAGGCGCCCGTATTCCGGTGGCCGTGGCCCACGGCGAAGGCTATGCCGACTTCTCGCAGCAGGGCGACGCCAGCCGCGTGCTGGCCGCCGCGCGCTATATCGACAACCGTGGACTAGCCACCGAAGCCTACCCGTTCAACCCGAACGGCAGCCCCGGCGGCCTGACTTCCGTCACCACGGCTGATGGCCGCTTCACGGTCTTGATGCCGCACCCCGAGCGCGTGACTCGCAACGTCATGATGTCTTGGGCGCCCGAGAAATGGGGCAACGCAGACAAGGGCGGCGCGTACAGCCCCTGGATGCGCATCTTCCGCAACGCGCGCGTCTGGCTGAAGTAA
- a CDS encoding TRAP transporter small permease, translating to MSRPEASVEPVEPIIPVEPDPAVKVPLAIEEWLAVILLATLALITFANVLVRYFTDQSFAWTEEISVFLLIVLTMAGGSVAFVRNHHIRIEILADSGSARRQRIMALIANSCVLAFFVLLTVLSVKLVADEYIYEETSPAIGVPTWWYSIWLPVMAAAISLRTLGIIRRLLQSAGKP from the coding sequence ATGTCCCGCCCTGAAGCCTCCGTCGAGCCCGTCGAACCGATCATCCCCGTTGAACCCGATCCCGCCGTAAAGGTGCCGCTGGCCATCGAAGAATGGCTCGCCGTGATTCTGCTGGCCACGCTGGCGCTGATCACCTTCGCCAACGTGCTGGTGCGCTATTTCACGGACCAGTCGTTCGCCTGGACCGAAGAAATCTCGGTGTTCCTGCTGATCGTGCTGACCATGGCGGGCGGCAGCGTGGCCTTTGTGCGCAACCACCATATCCGCATTGAAATCCTGGCCGACTCGGGGTCAGCGCGCCGCCAGCGCATCATGGCCTTGATTGCCAACAGCTGCGTGCTGGCGTTCTTCGTGCTGCTGACCGTGCTGTCGGTGAAGCTGGTGGCGGACGAGTACATCTACGAAGAAACGTCTCCCGCGATCGGCGTGCCGACCTGGTGGTATTCGATCTGGTTGCCGGTGATGGCAGCGGCAATCTCGTTGCGCACCTTGGGCATCATCCGCCGCCTTCTGCAAAGCGCGGGCAAGCCATGA
- a CDS encoding TRAP transporter large permease, translating into MIVSLLFIVFVVLMLIGVPVGVALGIGGTIAIVLSNLHTPWYGLLAVPQNFYAGLAKYPLLAIPMFVLVGSIFDRSGVAKRLVDFAIAIVGRGPGMLPLVSIAVAMFLGGISGSGPACAAAVGAVMITAMSRAGYPGSFSASVVAAGAATDILIPPSVAFIIYSVLVPGASVPALFAAGMIPGLLAGFALIIPAVWLSRKYKMGALESHLPRPPFWASLRDASWGLAAPVLILGGMRLGWFTPTEAAVVAVFYGLFVGGFIHRTIKLRDLFTILREAAELSAVIMLVVTLAGIFAWALSTLSVIDPITNAIVNSGLGEWGVLSLLVLLLMTVGMFLDGISIFLIFVPLLMPIANAYGWDPVWFGVVLTLKVALGQFTPPLAVNLMVSCRIARVPMESTVRWVVWLLGSMFLVLVAVLLFPQLALWLPGKLGY; encoded by the coding sequence ATGATTGTGTCGCTGCTGTTCATTGTCTTTGTCGTCCTGATGTTGATCGGGGTACCGGTGGGCGTGGCGCTGGGCATCGGCGGCACCATCGCCATCGTGCTGTCCAATCTGCACACACCCTGGTATGGCTTGTTGGCCGTGCCGCAGAACTTTTATGCGGGGCTGGCCAAGTACCCGCTGCTGGCCATCCCCATGTTCGTGCTGGTCGGCTCCATCTTTGACCGGTCGGGCGTGGCCAAGCGGCTGGTGGATTTTGCGATTGCCATCGTGGGCCGCGGCCCGGGCATGCTGCCGCTGGTGTCGATTGCGGTGGCCATGTTCCTGGGCGGTATCTCGGGTTCCGGCCCGGCCTGCGCGGCGGCGGTGGGCGCGGTGATGATCACCGCCATGTCGCGCGCGGGCTATCCGGGGTCGTTCTCGGCGTCGGTGGTGGCGGCGGGCGCGGCCACCGACATCCTGATTCCGCCGTCGGTGGCGTTCATCATCTATTCGGTGCTGGTGCCCGGCGCGTCCGTGCCCGCGCTGTTTGCCGCCGGCATGATTCCGGGCCTGCTGGCGGGCTTTGCGCTGATCATTCCGGCCGTGTGGCTATCGCGCAAATACAAGATGGGCGCGCTGGAATCCCACCTGCCGCGCCCGCCCTTCTGGGCAAGCCTGCGCGATGCTTCATGGGGCTTGGCGGCGCCGGTGTTGATTCTGGGCGGCATGCGGCTGGGCTGGTTCACGCCCACCGAGGCGGCAGTGGTGGCCGTGTTCTACGGCTTGTTCGTGGGCGGTTTCATTCACCGCACCATCAAGCTGCGCGACCTTTTCACCATCTTGCGCGAAGCGGCCGAACTGTCCGCCGTGATCATGCTGGTGGTGACGTTGGCCGGCATCTTTGCGTGGGCGTTGTCCACGCTGAGCGTGATTGACCCGATCACCAACGCCATCGTCAATTCCGGCTTGGGCGAATGGGGCGTGCTGTCGTTATTGGTTCTGCTGTTGATGACGGTGGGCATGTTCCTGGACGGCATCTCGATCTTTTTGATTTTCGTGCCGCTGCTGATGCCGATTGCCAATGCCTACGGCTGGGATCCGGTGTGGTTCGGCGTGGTGCTGACCTTGAAGGTGGCGCTGGGCCAATTCACGCCGCCGCTGGCCGTGAACCTGATGGTGTCGTGCCGCATTGCGCGCGTGCCCATGGAGTCCACGGTGCGGTGGGTAGTGTGGCTGCTGGGCTCCATGTTTTTGGTGCTGGTGGCGGTGCTGCTGTTCCCGCAACTGGCGCTGTGGCTGCCGGGGAAATTGGGTTATTGA
- a CDS encoding DctP family TRAP transporter solute-binding subunit has product MNFRNLIGAALCAAAVVGMTPAHAQNYKSEYKLSIVVGTTFPWGQGAEIWSKLVRERTDGRINIKVYPGTSLVQGDQTREFTAIRQGVIDMAVGSTINWSPQVKQLNLFSLPFLMPDYAAIDALVQGDVGREMFKLIEKAGVVPLAWGENGYRQLSNSKREVKSPADMKGMKLRVVGSPLYIDTFTALGANPTQMSWADAQPALASGAVDGQENPLSIYTGSKLYTVGQKYLTLWNYVADPLIFVVNREVWNSWSEKDRDIVRQAALDAGKQQIVIARKGVTPSDPSLLKEIEGHGVTVTSLSKAEHEAFVKTTKPVYDKWKKQIGEDLVNMAEKSIAARKQ; this is encoded by the coding sequence ATGAACTTCCGCAACCTGATCGGCGCCGCGTTGTGCGCCGCCGCCGTGGTCGGCATGACGCCCGCGCACGCGCAGAACTACAAGTCCGAATACAAGCTGTCCATCGTGGTGGGCACGACGTTCCCGTGGGGCCAGGGCGCGGAAATCTGGTCCAAGCTGGTGCGCGAGCGCACCGATGGCCGCATCAACATCAAGGTGTACCCGGGCACGTCGCTGGTGCAAGGCGACCAGACGCGCGAATTCACCGCCATCCGCCAAGGCGTGATCGACATGGCCGTGGGGTCCACCATCAATTGGTCGCCGCAGGTCAAGCAGTTGAACCTGTTTTCGCTGCCCTTCCTGATGCCCGACTACGCCGCCATCGACGCGCTGGTGCAAGGCGACGTGGGCCGCGAAATGTTCAAGCTGATCGAAAAAGCCGGCGTGGTGCCGCTGGCCTGGGGTGAAAACGGCTATCGCCAACTTAGCAATTCCAAGCGCGAAGTGAAATCGCCCGCCGACATGAAGGGCATGAAGCTGCGCGTGGTGGGCTCGCCGCTGTACATCGACACGTTCACGGCTTTGGGCGCGAACCCCACGCAGATGAGCTGGGCGGATGCGCAACCGGCGCTGGCTAGCGGTGCGGTGGATGGGCAGGAAAATCCGCTGTCGATCTACACGGGTTCCAAGTTGTATACGGTGGGCCAGAAGTATTTGACGCTGTGGAACTACGTGGCCGATCCGCTGATCTTCGTGGTGAACCGCGAGGTGTGGAACTCCTGGTCGGAAAAGGACCGCGACATCGTGCGCCAGGCCGCGCTGGATGCCGGCAAGCAGCAGATCGTGATTGCACGCAAGGGCGTCACGCCCAGCGACCCGTCGCTGCTGAAGGAAATCGAAGGCCACGGCGTGACGGTCACGTCCTTGTCGAAAGCGGAACACGAGGCGTTCGTGAAGACCACGAAGCCGGTTTACGACAAGTGGAAGAAGCAGATCGGCGAAGACCTGGTCAACATGGCCGAAAAATCCATCGCTGCGCGCAAGCAGTGA
- the greB gene encoding transcription elongation factor GreB, whose amino-acid sequence MNKAFVKESDNEDDDDLPQAQALPAGTKNYMTPEGYERLRAELTHLMNVERPSVVQVVSWAASNGDRSENGDYLYGKKRLREIDRRMRFLTKRLDIAEVVDPALQPNRDQVFFGATVLYSDKAGEDHTVTIVGVDEAEPLAGKISWISPVARALIKAREGDTVVLRTPGGIEELDIMEVRYP is encoded by the coding sequence ATGAACAAAGCCTTTGTTAAAGAGTCCGACAACGAGGACGACGACGACCTGCCGCAAGCCCAAGCCTTGCCCGCGGGCACCAAGAACTACATGACCCCCGAAGGCTACGAACGCCTGCGCGCCGAACTGACGCACCTGATGAACGTAGAGCGCCCGTCGGTAGTGCAGGTGGTGTCGTGGGCAGCCTCCAACGGCGACCGTTCCGAAAACGGCGACTATCTCTACGGCAAGAAACGCCTGCGCGAAATCGACCGCCGCATGCGCTTTTTGACCAAGCGCCTGGACATCGCCGAAGTGGTCGACCCCGCCTTGCAGCCCAACCGCGACCAGGTCTTCTTCGGCGCCACGGTGTTGTACAGCGACAAGGCCGGCGAAGACCACACCGTCACCATCGTCGGCGTCGACGAAGCCGAGCCCCTGGCCGGAAAAATCAGCTGGATTTCCCCCGTCGCCCGCGCGCTGATCAAAGCAAGAGAAGGCGACACGGTAGTGCTGCGAACCCCCGGCGGAATAGAAGAGCTGGACATCATGGAAGTGCGATACCCGTAG